Proteins found in one Ptychodera flava strain L36383 chromosome 16, AS_Pfla_20210202, whole genome shotgun sequence genomic segment:
- the LOC139114876 gene encoding carnitine O-acetyltransferase-like, whose amino-acid sequence MTKPAQAPTKAPMIMKSYPSHQSTLPKLPVPPLQQTLYKYLLAVQPLLSEDEYTNTKQIVDEFGKPGGLGESLQMKLWQRAQKTENWLSEWWLHAAYLDFRSPVVVNSSPGVTFPLQDFADQKEQLRFASKLIAGVLDYKVMVDSENVPIDMMGGQPLCMDQYYKILSSCRIPGLKRDSVVVYPGNKANAPKHIIVIHNNHFFTLDVYYPSGKPLGIDELFAQLEKIINMSPKRARPVGILTTEHRNTWGKVYRKLRKLDKANKKILEAIERSIFVLCLDEHTINVPVDQRLSGLACQMLHGGGSAKNSGNRWADKTLQFIVGREGNCGISCEHSLADGPPMVSLLNHSLTFM is encoded by the exons ATGACGAAGCCAGCGCAGGCCCCTACCAAGGCCCCGATGATAATGAAGTCGTACCCGTCTCATCAAAGTACGCTGCCTAAGTTACCAGTGCCGCCATTACAGCAAACCTTATACAAGTACCTTCTTGCAGTGCAACCACTGCTTTCAGAGGATGAatacacaaatacaaaacag ATTGTGGATGAGTTTGGTAAACCAGGCGGACTAGGGGAAAGCCTTCAAATGAAACTATGGCAGAGAGCTCAGAAAACGGAAAACTGG TTGTCAGAATGGTGGCTACATGCGGCATATCTAGACTTCAGGTCGCCAGTGGTGGTTAATTCAAGTCCTGGCGTGACATTCCCTCTGCAAGACTTTGCCGACCAAAAGGAACAACTCAG GTTTGCTTCCAAATTGATTGCTGGTGTCCTGGATTACAAAGTGATGGTAGACAG TGAAAATGTTCCAATTGACATGATGGGTGGACAGCCATTATGCATGGACCAATACTACAAAATCTTATCTTCATGTCGGATCCCTGGCCTTAAGCGAGACTCTGTTGTGGTGTATCCAGGCAACAAGGCAAATGCACCGAAGCACATCATAGTCATACATAATAACCAT tTTTTTACCTTAGATGTGTACTACCCAAGTGGTAAACCTCTTGGCATTGATGAACTGTTTGCACAGTTGGAGAAGATTATCAATATGTCACCCAAGAGGGCAAGACCAGTCGGTATTCTCACCACTGAACACAGGAATACCTGGGGCAAAGTCTACAGGAAACTCAGAAAATTAG ACAAGGCAAACAAGAAAATTCTAGAAGCAATAGAGAGGTCCATATTTGTACTTTGCCTCGATGAACACACAATCAACGTCCCAGTTGATCAGAGGCTCAGTGGACTTGCATGTCAGATGTTGCACGGCGGAGGTAGTGCTAAAAACAGTGGCAATAGATGGGCCGATAAAACGCTACAG TTTATTGTAGGCAGAGAAGGAAATTGCGGCATCTCCTGTGAACATTCCCTGGCTGATGGACCGCCAATGGTATCTCTGCTTAATCACAGCCTCACTTTCATGTGA